In Sulfuriferula plumbiphila, the genomic window CGGCGAACTGGTAGTGCTGACCCACAATGGCCCCACGACCTATTATGAAAATCCGAATGGTGACCCCACCGGGTTCGAGTACGACCTGGTCACGCTGTTCGCCAGGGAGGCGGGCTACCGGGTGAAATTCGTGGTGGAAAACGACCTGGACAGCCTGTTCAAGAAGCTGTCGCAACATCAGGCGCACTTTGCTGCTGCCGGTATCACCCAGACCGATGCACTCAAGGAGCGCATGCGTTTTGGCCCACCTTATCTCAAGGTGACACAGCAGGTGATCTACAACACCGATACGATCAAGCCGCGCGGTTTTGCCGATCTGGTGGGCGCGCGCGTGGCGGTGGTAGCGGGCAGCAGTGCGGCAGAAACCTTGCTGGACATGCGCCAGCGCATCTCCGGCCTGCACTGGACTGAGGTCAAGACCGAGTGGGGGGAGGATCTGCTGGATGAGCTGTCCAAATCAGCGGTGGATGCAGTGATCGTGAATTCCAACGAATTCGATATTGCCCAAAATCTGTATGCCAATCTGGGCGTCGCATTCGAGATTAAACGCCCGGATCAGCTGGCGTGGGCTTTTCCCAAGGATGTCGCCCCTGATTTGTACGCCCAGGTGCAAGCGTTTTTCAAGCGTATCCAGAAAGATGGCACGCTCAAGCGCCTGATGGAACGCTACTACGGCCACACCGATCGCCTGGAAAGCGCAGACGTGGCAGGTATCCTGGAGCGGATGAAAGACACGCTGCCCAAGTACCTGCGCTATTTTCAGGAGGCGGAGGAGTTGACCGGCATTGACTGGCGCCTGATTGCCGCCATCGGCTATCAGGAATCGCACTGGAATCCCTATGCCACGTCGCCCACCGGGGTGCGCGGGCTGATGATGATGACCGGGGATACGGCCGACAGGATGGGGGTGACTGACCGCCTCGATCCGCGCCAGAGTATTATTGCCGGCGCGAAGTACCTGGCGTTGCTGGTGGATGCGATGCCGTCCAGGGTTGAGGAACCTGATCGAACCTGGATGGCGCTGGCGGCCTACAATCAGGGGCAAGGTCATCTGGAAGACGCGCGGGTGCTGGCGCAGCGGCACAAGCTCAATCCGCTCGCATGGAGCGACGTCAAGCAGACCCTGCCGCTGCTGGCGCGCTCCGAGCATCACGGCACGGTCAAGCACGGTTACTGCCGCGGCGGCGAGGCGGTGGTATTCGTGGAAAACATCCGCACCTACTACGATATTCTGGTCAAGTACCAGCGGCCCTACAAGCCGCTGTTGTTGTCCGGGAATGAAGCCGGAGCGTAGTCCACAAGCGCGTCATTCCGGACCTGATCCGGAATGACGTATTGGCTGGTGCGCAGTGCTCGTTTCCTAGGCGGGCATCAGCACGGTCAGCCCCCCCATGTAGGGACGCAACACTTCGGGAAGCGCCACCGATCCATCCGCCTGCTGATGATTTTCCAGAATCGCGACCAGGGTGCGCCCTACCGCCAGCCCGGAGCCGTTCACGCTGTGCAGCAGTTCCGGCTTGCCTTTTTCACCTCTGAAGCGCGCTTGCATGCGGCGTGTCTGAAACGCCTCGAAATTGCTGCACGAGGAAATTTCGCGATAAGTATTTTGCGCCGGCAGCCACACTTCCAGATCGTAGGTCTTGGCGGCAGAAAAACCCATGTCGCCGCCGCACAGCGCCATTTTCCGGTAGGGCAGCCCGAGTGCTTGCAGGATGGCCTCGGCATGGCCGGTGAGTGCTTCCAGCGCGGTGTAGGATTGCTCCGGTTCGACCAGTTGCACCAGCTCCACCTTGTCGAACTGATGCTGGCGGATCATGCCGCGGGTGTCGCGGCCGTAGGAACCGGCCTCGGAGCGGAAGCAGGGGGTGTGGGCGACGAATTTCAGCGGCAGTTGCTCGCGCGCCACGATCGCGTCGCGCACCATGTTGGTCAGCGGCACTTCGGCGGTGGGGATGAGGTAGAGTTTTTCCGCATCCGCACGCGGCACGTGAAACAGATCTTCCTCGAACTTGGGCAACTGCCCGGTACCGCGCATGGAGTCGGCGTTGACCAGATACGGCACATACACTTCGGTGTAGCCATGCACAGCCGTGTGGGTGTCCAGCATGAACTGCGCCAGCGCCCGGTGCAGCCGCGCCAGCCCGCCGCGCAGCAGTGAAAAGCGCGCGCCGGCCAGTTTGCTGGCGGTCTCGAAATCCAGCCCCAGCGCGGTACCTACGTCCACGTGATCTTTCACCGCAAAATCAAACACGCGCGGTGTGCCGACACGTGCGATCTCTACGTTGTCGGCGTCGGATTTACCCGTCGGCACCGATGCATGCGGCAGGTTGGGAATGGTCATCAACAGCGCATTGAGCCGGGCTTGCAGGGCTTCCAGCGCGGATTCCGCGGCTTTCAGTTCGGCGCCGAGATTCGCCACTTCCGCCATGATGGTGGAGACATCCTCGCCCTTGGCCTTGGCCATGCCTATCTGTCTGGAGCTGGCGTTGCGCCTGGCCTGCAGCTCCTGGGTGCGGGTTTGCAGTTGTTTGCGCTCGGCTTCCAGGCGCTGGAATTCGGCAGTGTCCAGGGTGTAGCCGCGCATGGCAAGGCGTTGCGCCACGTCGTCGAGGTCGTTGCGGAGGTGTTGAATGTCTAACATTATTTTTGCCCTGTTTTCTTGTTGGCTTGTTCATCCAGCTTGCGCAAATACGCCAGCCGTTCGGCGATCTTGCCTTCCAGCCCGCGCGGGGTTGGTGCGTAAAAGTGCGCGTTGACACCTTCCGGTAAATAGTCCTCCCCGGCGGCGTAGGCGTCCGGTTCGTCGTGCGCGTAGCGGTAGGCGTGGCCGTAGCCCAGTTGTTTCATCAGTTTGGTGGGGGCGTTGCGCAGGTGCACCGGCACCTCGCGCGATTTGTCCGCCGCCACAAAGCTGCGGGCGTTATTGTACGCCACGTACACGGCGTTGCTCTTGGGCGCGCAGGCGAGATAAATCACCGCCTGCGCCAGCGCCAGTTCGCCTTCCGGACTGCCCAGGCGCTGGTAGGTTTCCACCGCGTCCAGGGTCAGGCGCAGCGCGCGTGGGTCGGCCAGACCGATGTCCTCGCTGGCCATGCGGATCAGGCGGCGGCCGACGTACAGCGGATCGGCACCGCCGTCGAGCATGCGCACCATCCAGTACAGCGCGGCGTCGGGATGGGAACCGCGCACCGATTTGTGCAGCGCGGATATCTGGTCGTAGAAGTTGTCGCCGCCCTTGTCAAAACGGCGTGCGCCGCGCGCCAGCGTGGTCTGGATGAAATCCTCGTCAATCTCATGACGGGCGGCATCGAGTGCGGCATTGGCGGCTTGTTCCAGCAGGTTCAACAGGCGCCGCGCGTCGCCGTCGGCGTAGCCGGTGAGCTGGGCGCGCGCCGCCCCGGTGATGGCAATGTCCGGATAGGTGCTGATCCGCGCGCGCTCCAGCAGGGCGGCGAGGTCGGTTTCCACGATGGGCTTTAACACATACACCTGGGCGCGCGAGAGCAGCGCGCTATTGACCTCGAACGAGGGATTCTCGGTGGTGGCGCCGATGAAAGTAATCAACCCGGCTTCAACGAACGGCAGGAAAGCGTCCTGCTGGGATTTGTTGAAGCGGTGCACTTCGTCCACAAACAGCAGGGTGCGGCGCCCCTGGCCTTGCATCATTTCGGCGCGCGCCACCGCCTCGCGGATTTCCTTGACCCCCGAGAGCACGGCGGACAGCGCGATGAACTCCATGTCAAAACCGTGGCTCATCAGCCGTGCCAGTGTGGTCTTGCCTACGCCCGGCGGCCCCCACAGGATCATCGAGTGTGGCTTGCCGGATTCGAATGCGACGCGCAGCGGCTTGCCGGGGCCGAGCAAATGCGTCTGTCCGATCACTTCGTCCAGATTGCGCGGCCGCAGCCGTTCGGCCAGCGGCGCGCTGTCCAGCGGATGATCGAACAGGTCGGCGTGGCT contains:
- a CDS encoding replication-associated recombination protein A, whose protein sequence is MSHADLFDHPLDSAPLAERLRPRNLDEVIGQTHLLGPGKPLRVAFESGKPHSMILWGPPGVGKTTLARLMSHGFDMEFIALSAVLSGVKEIREAVARAEMMQGQGRRTLLFVDEVHRFNKSQQDAFLPFVEAGLITFIGATTENPSFEVNSALLSRAQVYVLKPIVETDLAALLERARISTYPDIAITGAARAQLTGYADGDARRLLNLLEQAANAALDAARHEIDEDFIQTTLARGARRFDKGGDNFYDQISALHKSVRGSHPDAALYWMVRMLDGGADPLYVGRRLIRMASEDIGLADPRALRLTLDAVETYQRLGSPEGELALAQAVIYLACAPKSNAVYVAYNNARSFVAADKSREVPVHLRNAPTKLMKQLGYGHAYRYAHDEPDAYAAGEDYLPEGVNAHFYAPTPRGLEGKIAERLAYLRKLDEQANKKTGQK
- the mltF gene encoding membrane-bound lytic murein transglycosylase MltF, whose protein sequence is MRKLLLFTFSLLLVSCDVPLPKPPPPVAPVSKTGELVVLTHNGPTTYYENPNGDPTGFEYDLVTLFAREAGYRVKFVVENDLDSLFKKLSQHQAHFAAAGITQTDALKERMRFGPPYLKVTQQVIYNTDTIKPRGFADLVGARVAVVAGSSAAETLLDMRQRISGLHWTEVKTEWGEDLLDELSKSAVDAVIVNSNEFDIAQNLYANLGVAFEIKRPDQLAWAFPKDVAPDLYAQVQAFFKRIQKDGTLKRLMERYYGHTDRLESADVAGILERMKDTLPKYLRYFQEAEELTGIDWRLIAAIGYQESHWNPYATSPTGVRGLMMMTGDTADRMGVTDRLDPRQSIIAGAKYLALLVDAMPSRVEEPDRTWMALAAYNQGQGHLEDARVLAQRHKLNPLAWSDVKQTLPLLARSEHHGTVKHGYCRGGEAVVFVENIRTYYDILVKYQRPYKPLLLSGNEAGA
- the serS gene encoding serine--tRNA ligase gives rise to the protein MLDIQHLRNDLDDVAQRLAMRGYTLDTAEFQRLEAERKQLQTRTQELQARRNASSRQIGMAKAKGEDVSTIMAEVANLGAELKAAESALEALQARLNALLMTIPNLPHASVPTGKSDADNVEIARVGTPRVFDFAVKDHVDVGTALGLDFETASKLAGARFSLLRGGLARLHRALAQFMLDTHTAVHGYTEVYVPYLVNADSMRGTGQLPKFEEDLFHVPRADAEKLYLIPTAEVPLTNMVRDAIVAREQLPLKFVAHTPCFRSEAGSYGRDTRGMIRQHQFDKVELVQLVEPEQSYTALEALTGHAEAILQALGLPYRKMALCGGDMGFSAAKTYDLEVWLPAQNTYREISSCSNFEAFQTRRMQARFRGEKGKPELLHSVNGSGLAVGRTLVAILENHQQADGSVALPEVLRPYMGGLTVLMPA